The following coding sequences lie in one Deltaproteobacteria bacterium genomic window:
- a CDS encoding class I SAM-dependent methyltransferase, with amino-acid sequence MTAQAVLVHECPACGSAARTPVLGDGSGCFDLARCDRCGLVHSLGHHPPMLLDAGYGLRAATHDGVDRRRKQRSIALYDRLTEGVIAEPPAGARALDLGCNTGLLLDELQALGWRTEGVERAPGAREFAAAKHVIHDLDLEDDDARVHARADGFDLVTITHVLEHMKRPVTVARFIARHLTADGLAVIEVPNWDDAARGLWGKRYRPLELGDHVCFFDRDSLRAVLEQGGLRVRTLWSQPQGATTVMASLLTAVDAVRALAPRRRTASVGATAARCDREQRAPGGLRASVLRGLDALDPMLDRVAGPDARWGANLVAIAQRA; translated from the coding sequence ATGACGGCGCAGGCGGTGTTGGTCCACGAGTGTCCGGCCTGTGGCAGCGCCGCGCGGACGCCGGTGCTGGGCGACGGCAGCGGGTGCTTCGACCTCGCGCGATGTGATCGCTGCGGGCTGGTGCACTCGCTCGGACACCATCCGCCGATGTTGCTCGACGCCGGCTACGGCCTGCGCGCGGCGACCCACGACGGCGTCGATCGTCGCCGGAAGCAGCGCTCGATTGCGCTGTACGACCGGCTCACCGAGGGCGTGATCGCGGAGCCGCCCGCCGGCGCGCGTGCACTCGATCTGGGCTGCAACACCGGGCTGCTGCTCGACGAGCTGCAGGCGCTCGGGTGGCGCACCGAGGGGGTCGAGCGGGCCCCGGGCGCGCGCGAGTTCGCGGCCGCCAAGCACGTCATCCACGATCTCGATCTCGAGGACGACGACGCACGCGTGCACGCCCGCGCCGACGGCTTCGATCTCGTGACCATCACCCACGTGCTCGAGCACATGAAGCGACCCGTCACGGTCGCGCGCTTCATCGCGCGGCACTTGACGGCCGACGGCCTGGCGGTGATCGAGGTGCCCAACTGGGACGACGCCGCGCGGGGCCTGTGGGGCAAGCGCTACCGCCCACTCGAGCTCGGCGATCACGTGTGCTTCTTCGATCGCGACAGCCTGCGCGCGGTGCTCGAGCAGGGCGGCCTGCGCGTGCGGACGCTGTGGAGTCAGCCCCAGGGGGCCACGACGGTCATGGCGTCGCTGCTGACCGCGGTGGACGCGGTGAGGGCGCTCGCCCCTCGCCGCCGCACCGCCTCGGTCGGTGCCACTGCGGCCCGCTGCGATCGCGAGCAGCGGGCGCCAGGGGGCCTGCGCGCCAGCGTGCTGCGGGGCTTGGACGCGCTGGACCCGATGCTCGACCGGGTCGCCGGGCCCGACGCGCGCTGGGGCGCCAACCTGGTCGCCATCGCGCAGCGGGCGTGA
- a CDS encoding glycosyltransferase family 2 protein: MTISTLLPPHHGSTAARPSEASANDGSAHVGERGPASDAGAREPLVIIILTLDEEANIQKAIASVQGRAPVMVVDSGSRDRTVALARAAGAELHEHAFVDYASQRNWALEQAQSRYRWVFFLDADEEITPALWRAIEQACARDDLDGGYVGLTFVVLGRELEHGGFGGASILRLMRPDVARFSRGTNERVDDRHMRVTRLGAKLRHDDHKPLAEWFRKHVRYAQREARHFVDGDDHRRGLDGFSLRTKAGRTVGVRWAYNKLPLFLRPFVHFGRTVVAQHAWLDGLPGLMYAGMQSLWYPLMIDLFIYEERWRRKLEREEHEGT; this comes from the coding sequence ATGACGATCTCGACACTGCTCCCTCCGCACCACGGCTCGACGGCCGCGCGCCCGTCCGAGGCCTCGGCCAACGACGGCTCGGCCCACGTCGGTGAGCGCGGGCCTGCGTCCGACGCGGGTGCCCGCGAGCCCCTGGTGATCATCATCCTCACGCTCGACGAAGAGGCCAACATCCAGAAGGCCATCGCCTCGGTGCAGGGGCGTGCGCCGGTGATGGTGGTCGACTCGGGCTCGCGCGATCGCACCGTCGCGCTCGCGCGGGCGGCCGGTGCCGAGCTGCACGAGCACGCATTCGTCGACTACGCCAGCCAGCGCAACTGGGCGCTCGAGCAGGCGCAGTCGCGCTACCGCTGGGTGTTCTTCCTCGACGCCGACGAAGAGATCACGCCCGCGCTGTGGCGGGCGATCGAGCAGGCCTGTGCCCGCGACGATCTCGACGGCGGCTACGTCGGGCTCACGTTCGTGGTGCTGGGCCGCGAGCTCGAGCACGGTGGCTTCGGTGGGGCCTCGATCCTGCGGCTGATGCGGCCCGACGTCGCGCGATTCTCCCGCGGCACCAACGAGCGCGTCGACGACCGCCACATGCGGGTCACCCGTCTGGGTGCCAAGCTACGCCACGACGATCACAAGCCGCTGGCGGAGTGGTTCCGCAAGCACGTGCGCTACGCCCAGCGCGAGGCGCGACACTTCGTCGACGGTGACGATCACCGTCGCGGGCTCGACGGCTTCTCGTTGCGCACCAAGGCCGGCCGCACGGTCGGCGTGCGCTGGGCCTACAACAAGTTGCCGCTGTTCCTGCGGCCGTTCGTGCACTTCGGTCGCACGGTGGTGGCGCAGCATGCCTGGCTCGACGGTCTGCCCGGCCTCATGTACGCCGGCATGCAGTCGCTGTGGTACCCGCTGATGATCGACCTCTTCATCTACGAGGAGCGCTGGCGTCGCAAGCTCGAGCGCGAGGAGCACGAGGGCACATGA
- a CDS encoding serine/threonine protein kinase, which translates to MSQATCIDDEGALALLEQRVDDTTRRACLAHAATCPECRELLAELARVIATAGPDLPAAEDRIGPYALRHRLGRGGMGEVWLARDDRLARDVAIKLLRHVDGGNERVIREARILARMVHPNIVAIHNVGSSPLGVWIAMELVDGETLATWVRGRGAHEILAAYRQAGLGLAHAHRSGVVHRDFKPHNVMIGRDGRVRVLDFGLAAMVGAPASAASASGPGETTLSARGGTLGYMSPEQLLEQPSTPKSDQFAFCVALWEALTGSRPFVGDSPAAIAMATLEGRPQRRGRLDLAIERALRRGLAREPSERHADIDALLVALAPPRRRWRRGAIATMGVACCAWWAWPSAPACERTAMAFDARTRALAARAPDHPLLAHARAWADTARASCAAPPALAQCVEERRAEIEVALARAEDGEPAPVVLAAVLPMQRCDEPSSVAPSASLDPALTEEIAACSRRVATLRATIASDPHGDHEIAALALVERADALAWPPLQARARALLGQHASKREDWHRAAEAFEAAYHLAREADDTDTEFDAAFGMMPVYQHLAEPELGLVWARHAEAALARLSDPLRRTRWLKLRGELRQTVGRLDEAELDLREAVATMPADAPDEDRGTATALLANLLAAQWRCEEAVPLYDAALAQELPAYARTLVMNGLAVCAVQRKDFETAEQMFAGIIDEAERGGLGAHVQLTAKSNLAIAYGEQKQYGRALALLHDIWQMPLLTSLDRNEVEVNLALYYLRSGDHGRAASWALRVLEDPAASPRMSGKAAWTAKEALVAMHQRGRAYAVWQRRVALDLAQGDLEDLPDDLLAWLELADAASAS; encoded by the coding sequence GCGACCGCGGGCCCCGACTTGCCGGCGGCGGAGGACCGCATCGGCCCCTACGCCCTGCGCCACCGGCTCGGGCGCGGTGGCATGGGCGAGGTCTGGCTCGCGCGCGACGATCGGCTCGCCCGCGACGTCGCGATCAAGCTGCTGCGACACGTCGATGGCGGCAACGAGCGCGTCATTCGCGAGGCGCGGATCCTCGCGCGCATGGTCCACCCCAACATCGTGGCCATCCACAACGTCGGCAGCTCGCCGCTCGGGGTGTGGATCGCGATGGAGCTGGTCGATGGCGAGACGCTCGCGACGTGGGTGCGCGGCCGTGGGGCGCACGAGATCCTCGCCGCGTATCGACAGGCTGGGCTCGGGCTCGCGCACGCCCACCGCAGCGGCGTGGTGCACCGCGACTTCAAGCCGCACAATGTGATGATCGGCCGCGACGGTCGCGTGCGCGTGCTCGACTTCGGGTTGGCCGCCATGGTCGGCGCGCCGGCCTCGGCCGCGAGTGCCTCGGGCCCCGGCGAGACCACGCTGAGCGCCCGCGGCGGGACGCTGGGATACATGTCGCCAGAGCAGCTGCTCGAGCAGCCGAGCACACCCAAGAGCGATCAGTTCGCGTTCTGCGTGGCGTTGTGGGAGGCGCTCACGGGCTCACGACCCTTCGTCGGCGACTCGCCGGCCGCGATCGCGATGGCCACCCTCGAGGGCCGGCCGCAGCGGCGGGGTCGGCTGGATCTGGCCATCGAACGCGCGCTTCGACGCGGCCTCGCGCGCGAGCCGAGCGAGCGCCACGCCGACATCGACGCGTTGCTGGTCGCGCTCGCGCCCCCGCGTCGTCGATGGCGGCGCGGCGCGATCGCGACCATGGGCGTCGCGTGTTGTGCATGGTGGGCGTGGCCCAGCGCGCCCGCGTGTGAGCGCACCGCGATGGCCTTCGACGCGCGCACGCGGGCCCTCGCAGCCCGCGCCCCCGATCACCCGCTGCTGGCCCACGCCCGCGCGTGGGCCGACACCGCGCGGGCGAGCTGCGCGGCACCACCGGCGCTCGCGCAGTGCGTCGAGGAGCGTCGCGCCGAGATCGAGGTTGCGCTGGCACGGGCCGAGGACGGCGAGCCCGCACCGGTCGTCCTGGCCGCGGTGCTGCCGATGCAGCGCTGCGACGAGCCCTCGAGCGTCGCACCGTCGGCGAGCCTCGATCCCGCCCTGACGGAGGAGATCGCAGCGTGCAGCCGACGCGTGGCGACGTTGCGGGCGACCATCGCGAGCGACCCCCATGGCGACCACGAGATCGCCGCGCTGGCGCTGGTCGAGCGCGCCGATGCGCTGGCGTGGCCACCGCTACAGGCGCGCGCACGCGCCTTGCTCGGACAGCACGCGTCGAAGCGCGAGGACTGGCATCGAGCCGCGGAGGCCTTCGAAGCCGCGTACCACCTCGCGCGCGAGGCCGACGACACCGACACCGAGTTCGACGCGGCCTTCGGCATGATGCCGGTCTACCAGCACCTCGCCGAGCCCGAGCTCGGGCTGGTGTGGGCGCGTCACGCCGAGGCTGCGCTCGCACGGTTGTCCGACCCGCTTCGACGCACCCGCTGGCTCAAGCTGCGCGGCGAGCTGCGTCAGACCGTAGGGCGGCTGGACGAGGCCGAGCTCGACCTGCGTGAAGCGGTCGCGACCATGCCCGCCGACGCCCCCGACGAGGACCGCGGCACCGCGACGGCGCTGCTGGCCAACCTGCTCGCCGCACAGTGGCGCTGCGAAGAGGCGGTGCCGCTCTACGACGCGGCGCTCGCCCAGGAGCTGCCCGCCTATGCGCGCACGCTGGTGATGAACGGGCTGGCGGTGTGTGCCGTCCAGCGTAAGGACTTCGAGACCGCCGAGCAGATGTTCGCCGGCATCATCGACGAGGCCGAACGCGGGGGGCTCGGTGCCCACGTGCAGCTGACCGCGAAGTCGAACCTCGCGATCGCCTACGGCGAGCAGAAGCAATACGGCCGCGCGCTGGCGCTGCTGCACGACATCTGGCAGATGCCGCTGCTCACCTCCCTCGATCGCAACGAGGTCGAGGTCAATCTCGCGCTGTACTACCTGCGCAGTGGCGACCATGGGCGTGCGGCATCCTGGGCCCTGCGGGTGCTCGAAGACCCCGCCGCATCGCCGCGCATGTCGGGGAAGGCGGCCTGGACGGCGAAGGAAGCCCTCGTCGCGATGCATCAACGCGGGCGTGCGTACGCGGTGTGGCAGCGCAGGGTCGCGCTCGACCTGGCGCAGGGCGACCTCGAGGATCTGCCCGACGACCTACTCGCGTGGCTCGAGCTCGCCGACGCTGCGAGTGCGTCGTAG
- a CDS encoding phenylacetate--CoA ligase family protein, whose translation MALDLADVYRRSPVWAQHVMCSVEGFRLRRLRFSADFEERLAQARIRSGWTMAQLQAHRLVRLRAMLVHAQRHVPYWRDVFASCGLQPARMQHADELTVLPLLTKDIVVRESPRLRAGELPHAVLRTPVELHTSGTTGSGLELVASVEALREQWATCWRYREWHGLRRGTWCATLGGRVIVPADERRPPYWRFNVPGRQLLMSGHHFGPATAPAYLEVLRRHEIPWIHGYPSMVAALADAALTTGAQLPALRWVTLASESVSAGQRRRIVDGLGVQPREHYAQTESVANFSECPLGRLHVDEDHAMVEFIPHGHDGGQALHRVIGTSLDSWHQPFVRYDLGDLVVLDHAPCPCGRPGRIVLDVDGRREDLVELADGRQVGRAGEIFKKLEFIREAQIRQRTAGEITVALVPRGAWTAAHEAELRASVDARLGSDTRMHVELCEQLPRTASGKLRHVVREGND comes from the coding sequence ATGGCGTTGGACCTCGCGGACGTGTACCGCCGATCGCCGGTATGGGCGCAACATGTGATGTGCTCGGTCGAGGGCTTCCGCCTGCGTCGGCTGCGGTTTTCGGCCGATTTCGAAGAACGCCTCGCGCAGGCAAGGATTCGCAGCGGCTGGACCATGGCGCAGCTACAGGCCCACCGTCTGGTGCGCCTGCGGGCGATGCTCGTCCATGCGCAGCGTCACGTTCCGTACTGGCGCGACGTGTTCGCGAGCTGTGGACTGCAGCCGGCCCGCATGCAACACGCCGACGAGCTGACGGTGTTGCCGCTGCTCACCAAGGACATCGTCGTACGCGAGAGTCCGCGACTACGCGCAGGCGAGCTGCCCCACGCGGTCTTGCGCACGCCGGTCGAGCTACACACCAGCGGCACCACCGGCTCCGGACTCGAGCTGGTGGCCTCGGTCGAGGCGCTGCGCGAGCAGTGGGCGACCTGCTGGCGCTACCGCGAGTGGCACGGTCTGCGTCGCGGCACCTGGTGCGCCACGCTCGGCGGACGCGTCATCGTGCCCGCCGACGAGCGGCGTCCGCCGTACTGGCGCTTCAACGTGCCCGGTCGACAGCTGCTCATGTCGGGCCACCACTTCGGGCCCGCGACCGCGCCGGCGTACCTCGAGGTGCTGCGTCGCCATGAGATCCCGTGGATCCACGGCTATCCGTCGATGGTCGCGGCACTCGCCGACGCGGCGCTCACCACCGGCGCGCAGCTGCCCGCACTGCGCTGGGTGACGCTGGCCTCGGAGTCGGTGAGCGCTGGCCAGCGCCGACGCATCGTCGACGGACTCGGCGTGCAACCACGCGAGCACTACGCCCAGACCGAGTCGGTCGCGAACTTCAGCGAGTGCCCGCTCGGTCGCCTGCACGTCGACGAGGACCACGCGATGGTGGAGTTCATCCCGCACGGCCACGACGGCGGGCAGGCGTTGCACCGCGTGATCGGCACGTCGCTCGACAGCTGGCACCAACCCTTCGTGCGCTACGATCTCGGCGACCTCGTGGTGCTCGACCATGCGCCCTGCCCCTGCGGCCGTCCGGGCCGCATCGTGCTCGACGTCGATGGCCGCCGCGAAGACCTGGTCGAGCTCGCCGACGGGCGCCAGGTCGGGCGCGCCGGCGAGATCTTCAAGAAGCTCGAGTTCATCCGCGAGGCGCAGATCCGCCAGCGCACCGCCGGCGAGATCACCGTCGCGTTGGTCCCCCGCGGTGCTTGGACCGCCGCACACGAGGCCGAGCTGCGGGCCTCGGTCGACGCACGGCTGGGCAGCGACACCCGCATGCACGTCGAGCTGTGCGAGCAGCTGCCGCGCACGGCCTCGGGTAAGCTCCGCCATGTCGTTCGCGAGGGGAACGACTAG